gAATTGGAAAGTACAAGATAAAAGAGGTACGCGGGGATCACCTGCTGGAAGCGTGaaaacagtcgaaaaagtctaCGAAAATGACTATTTTTCGATGGCagaattttgggtttgaggAGCTCCTGCACTTTTGCACGGGCTCCGTTCGGTGAATGATTTAACATAGAGTCTACCCAGGACTAGTACttagaaaatatgaaacattcaccaaaatccaggtggggccggcaAAGGCCCTTAATGATACTCCTCCTTTTGATGTACGTATAATTactggataaaaaacacattggatctagactcttaaaaacatcgacaagaaaaagtactcttgattcaatcagaatctagctgaaaTCCTATTAATTAGCCttaacaagcctcttaatttaagcggatttcgttttgattcaagcaaaaatctgattgaatcaagagtattttttcttgtcaatgttttcaagagtctggactctagatccaatgtgttttgttcCCCCAGTGtgtaaggggtgcttctaaaagaaaatttcccgaggaaactaatgggaccacttttaaaaGATCAAAGTTTGGTATCattaacggagttatatgcttttaaagtttccaaatgttgtccggtctctcctattgactcgatccactgtgcggtgtcaGTATAATTAACGATATCCGAGTCAAAATGTGATGCACTTAAAAACAATAAGAGGTCGGACACCGGGCCTTTCATCGTTCTCTAAAGGACGGGATTAAGTGGCCACATTCCGGACTGATTGACATTAGGAGATGGTGACTCACCCTCGAGTGGTTTTGACACTAGAAAATACGAATCAAAACCGACCAAGGATGATGAAATTTCATCACCTCGCGCAGGGGGAAAAATTCCGGGCTTATCAACATTTTACATTCAAGTGCCGCCGGAAAAGTCCCTGATAGACCCGTTCGACTATAAAGAGTCGGGGATCGGTCCACACAGGATCATTCGTCAGTGCCGTTTAGCTAGTCACATTGTGCAGTTTCAGCTCCAGGTGAGACTTGTCAAATATTCTGTTAACTGGGTGAAATCTGAGACCGTGCTGGATTGATAGAATTTTTGCCCCCACCCCCGGTTaatttgcagtggcgtggcgtgctttgcgatatatcgattgttatgccatttaaacccatggaaaaggaacgatttacagggtgttcgcagcgaacaccttaataatcgattctttaccaaaggtttaaatggcataacaatcgatacatcgccacgccactgttaattTGGCTTCTATTTCTGTTAATTTATTAACTtgggaatctacagccatccatcactggaaaaaaaacaaattggatctagagtccagactcttagaaacatcgacaagtaaaaatactcttgattcaatcaaatttttgcttaaatcaagaaccaagcctcttaatttgagcggatttccttttgatttaagcaaaaatctgattgaatcaagagtatttttcttgtcaatgttttcatgagtctggactcaagatccaatgttattttttttccagtgatggacGTGAATTTTAGCATAGAGATTATTTTATTGTAGGTAGGCATCAGggggatttaggcacatccatgctccggatttcaaattttcagggattaaggaccagtagaatctgtttctgcacactgaaaaaaaaagtagcttggatcaagcacgataattcttgaatttgccgccaagaattttctttatcttgctttaagctgactttttcttgattcaagaaaaataatgcttgggttaagcaaaaaagaagcatatattaaccagcaaaattcttgagttaagagaaatacttcttggcggcaaatttaagattcttttttttccagtgcagatctcctcgtcagttccgtggaatcaaatttatttcttcttttctttttaggCGTTCGGCCGATAGGGAGCtctttttgatttcaacctgACTCTAGAATTCTAGTAAACTAGTAGCAATGCGTTTAAACGGCCCAATAGCTCAACAAAAACATGGCGGAGAAGGGCCTGACATGTTTAGAATAGATTAATTTGTGATACCTTTATTTAGGGCTTTTGATGTAAAAGCACGGAGGACGGGttttctaaatttattttttaattggtacagcagtttcctcaaaattgatagttgaaattttggtgagcgagttctttcatctcaaTGGTGCTCATCTTCGGGCAACTTGAAAACGCGCCTGAGCATCTCTCTAAAacgaacgtattagagcttttcCGCTTGATTCGGTATTGGGTTATTTAGGAGGAAACGACTTGGTCCAAAGCTAGTACGATGTTCATAATATCACCTAAATACTAACATTTACGGTTGAAGCCTCCACTGAAAGAAGATCACAATATTTTTGTTTATGAGATGCGCTTAGTTCTGAATCAAACTTGTAGTGAAGTTAAAGCcacaaaaaaattggactcaAAAATTTAGCATTGAATCAAAGTAGGCAATTCAAAACCTGTGATTCCTGGGGGAAAATCGTTACTTTCTTTTATTACATCTAAGGCTTTTTGAAGTCGCTCGAATGCAAAATAACAGTGTAGCGAGTTGAATTCCATTTTTTTCGCCTACGGCTCTTGCCtaataatgtttaattttttattacaaCGCATCAATAATCACTGTTTGTCAAGCGCGATCTTTAATATAGTGTGACAGAATTTAGTTTTGAGCTTATTTTCGAGTGCAACATGCATATTTGCGTGCTTGCTCCCATCAAAATTTTCGCAGCAGATTTTACTTTTCGTGGTATCATGAATGGAAAGAGGGAGGAGGAGAGATAGTAGCGTAGAAATCGAGTTTGCGGCTGTAGCAAAGTCATCTACGATGACAAGATTCGTCtctttaaaatgtcaaaatttgacagcAAGAAAGTAGTGGTaagggaaaaaggaaacagAGAGAATGACCTAAAAGAGAAAACTAGTCTTCTGGGAAAATTATTCTGACCAATATGAAAGAATGTCGATTTATAATAGCTTCTTCCCACTATAACCGTCTTCTTCAGTGGTTAGatttaattttaacaaaattttactcgtttaattatttttaatattgttctgcagtggcgtggcgtgaattacgatttatcgattgttatgccattcaaacctatggaaaaggatcgataaacagggtgttcgcagcgaacaccttaataatcgattctttaccataggtttaaatggcataacaatcgatgtatcgcaattcacgccacgccactgatgttgtgtcataaatggaccgcgtttaacagaaaggaaccaagccacatcagctattgccaaatttaatcggacaatttaagtttatacatgaaaacggttgcgcagatttttgtacaaatttcggtgaattttcttcataacaCAAAGCAacttccttacaattttcaaaggaatccgcaccaaagttctctcgtaaaaaataaaatttcccagttaaatttggcaacagctgatgtggcttggttcctttctgtttaacgcggtccaaataaccGCCATTAGCGAATGCAAACACGAAATAAACGCACATTTTTAATCCAAGAAGAAAGCTCAAAATCTAAGGCTTGAAAAGGCACTCAAAGAACACGcctttctttttccagtgaaatctATCATATCAAGATGATGCTAAGCTCAGCAGTTGTATCTGCGGCCTTACTTTTCGCTCTGGGCGCAATCGAGGAGACCTATGGTCTTCACATTCCTAAACTGAACCTGGCCCATATGAACAAACTTCACCAGCCCATATGGAATCACTCACTGCACTACGGCGAGCACAAACCGAACGAATAGTAAGACATTTTTACTCACCGCTATTTTACACTTTAAGCGCAATCTAGCCACGTTTTTCTCAGTATGCTTtctcaaacaaaaataatcaaatgtTGTTTTGCAATTtgcagaggaaaatttcattcgatgtgTGTTTAAGTTATGACAGGAAATTAACTGAAGTCATATGATCCGTGCACAGAATACCGATTAAGATAGAAAAATCAGTTGAGAGGCGGAATGGAAATCGACATGATTAGACCATGAGCTAATTTTTCAGGTGATTTTATAGCGGAAACAAGCAAACTTCCATCACTGAACTTTTGCGAAAATACCGGCATAAGACGGACCCATTGCGCCTTGAGACACATTTGAGAAGTTTACCCTAAAAAAATATCTCTGGTAAAACTTGCGTCAAAGCTGAAAATACCCGAACGAAAATTACCCGTTCGATTCGACGGACCGAATTCAAGTCGCATTCAGATGCTTTCAGGGTTTTCTTCCACAATAGTTGTTATTAAAGCCATATACTTAATAAGTTTCTAAGTGTGATGGACCCGTGTTCAGCCCAAAAGTTGGGGTAAAGTCAGTTATTAGGCCAACTCAGTTCGATAAATCGTTGCTCATTTACTTCCGGTGTTAGACACCTTAGTATTGTGGTTTTCTTTAATAATGCTACGATTGGATGATTAAGTATTAACTGCTGAATGTGTTTCAGTGTGCTTTACAAGACAGTCATAAGCTCGGACGACGGCGACTATAAGGAGTTCCCAGAGGAAGGCAAGACCAACGACAAAACTATCACTGCAATAGAAATCATAGATAAACTGGCCAACGGTAAATCTGGTTTTGTCTACCACTACGATGGTGTCGGCAGTAAGAAGGCCACTTTCGCCTACGTCAACAACAATGACAGCCCCTACAAATTCGTTATTACGGTCTTAGCACAACCAGAAGAATCGGACTGTTAACAAAGCCAAACATTGGGACGACCTGAAGGATGGATTGTGCATCTGCGCAAATCAAAGTTATGACCCGTTTCGCTTTCGTTCTGATCCGTTCGGATCATCATTTTAAGATCGTTTGTAACttgtaaaaaatatattattctAAAGGCACTTGAGcgttttccagttttttctaaGGAGCCGGCGGGGCAAACCAGGGATGCAGAAACTTCCGAGGGTTCCCCCAAAATAAATTTAGGATtttaagttttcgcagaattttgaCCGACACATAAAGTAACGCGGTCGACAGTTGGGTTCCCTCCAAACAGCGCGCTTGAATGTTTTGTTCCCCCAAAAACAGCGCGCTTGAATGTATGTTCCCCCAAAAACAGCGCGCTTGAAAGTTTGTTCCCCCAAAAACAGCGCGCTTGACAGTTAGGTTCCCCCGAAAccctagaaaaaaaaagaaaaaaatcctccgaaggttcccccaattttttcgtCCTCACGTGGGCTCCCCCATTTTTCTCGTCCTCACATGGGTTCCCCCATTTTTCTCGTTCTCACATGGGTTCCCCCATTTTTCTCGTCCTCACATGGGTTCTCGCATTTCACGCGAACGGCCGGTCGCGTGgttgggaagtttctgcacccctgggaCAAACAACCTAGTGGGAAAGAGCATCCTAATCTTTTCCTTTCCTTGATTGAAAAACTGTAGCGCCCAGGGGAGTAGATTGTTTTCAACCGCGCGGTCGAGATCAAATTGTGGAAAAGCCCTAAAACTGAGGAGGCTAAGcgaccaacccccccccccccttcgaagGTTTTCCGATTTTCAGCTCTTGTGAAATAATACGACTTAGACGCACATCAAAAAATAATCCGacgaaacaaatttttttaacagcGCGTTGTGTTGACCTCTAAGCGAAATTTCAGCGCATTGCAGAAAATTGCGGAGGCCTAGAACAATTTGCTGTCTGGCAGTTTGGCTCTTGAGCTGAGACacctccactgaaaaaaaaaatgctaaaatacggtgacaaatcaccaaattagttaaatcaacccggtgttcttaatctattttgatgagttgtcaccttttttcactatttcatgtgttgattctagcagttttttttttcggtgtcgtCTAACTACGCAAGAAGATCGCCGCACAGTAGAGCGAGTCGTTAGAATAAgccaaacacaaaattttggacaaaaactgcTAATCTTGGagtttacactggaaaaagaacacattggatctagagtccagactcttgaaaacgttgacaagaaaaaatactcttgattcaatcagatttttgcttaaatcaaaaggaaatccgctcaaattaagaggcttggttcttgatttaagcaaaatccgattgaatcaagaatattttttcttgtcgatgtttttaagagtctggactctagatccaatgtgttttttttccagtgtatttcgttgaatttaaaattttttaaaaggggTGCGTCTTGAGGGAAATACGATGAAACCAATTGAACCACTCTTAAAACCTCgacgttttttattgaaggagttGAAAGCCTTTCAAGTATCCActttttgtccgacttcttcctCTGACTCTTCCTGTTGTGcggcgtgggggggggggggggggggggggtggtggtgtCGAAAAACGAAAGGGTTCCCA
This window of the Bemisia tabaci chromosome 3, PGI_BMITA_v3 genome carries:
- the LOC109037750 gene encoding uncharacterized protein, producing MMLSSAVVSAALLFALGAIEETYGLHIPKLNLAHMNKLHQPIWNHSLHYGEHKPNEYVLYKTVISSDDGDYKEFPEEGKTNDKTITAIEIIDKLANGKSGFVYHYDGVGSKKATFAYVNNNDSPYKFVITVLAQPEESDC